A single genomic interval of Hypomesus transpacificus isolate Combined female unplaced genomic scaffold, fHypTra1 scaffold_308, whole genome shotgun sequence harbors:
- the dcun1d5 gene encoding DCN1-like protein 5: MPVKKKRKSSGSDDPGLRKCKITSYCRSQTPGRLISPEDQFSNKKCLAWFYEYAGPDEVVGPEGMEKFCEDIGVEPENIIMLVLAWKLEAPNMGFFTKEEWLKGMTLLQCDCTERLQSKLDYLRSQLNDLAIFKNIYRYAFDFARDKDQRSLDMDTAKSMLALLLGRTWSLFPVFHQFLEQSKYKVMNKDQWYNVLEFSRTVNADLSNYDEDGAWPVLLDEFVEWQKARSSL, encoded by the exons ATGCCtgtgaagaagaagagaaagtcCTCTGGTTCAGACGATCCTGGACTCAGGAAGTGTAAAATCACTAG TTATTGCAGGTCTCAGACACCTGGCCGACTGATCAGTCCAGAGGACCAGTTCTCCAATAAGAAGTGCCTAGCTTGGTTCTACGAGTATGCAG GTCCAGATGAGGTGGTTGGTCCAGAGGGGATGGAGAAATTCTGTGAGGACATTGGAGTAGAACCAGAGAAT atTATCATGTTAGTCTTAGCCTGGAAACTGGAAGCGCCAAATATGGGATTTTTCACAAAGGAGGAGTGGCTTAAGGGAATGACACTATTACA GTGTGACTGCACAGAGAGGTTACAGAGCAAACTGGACTACCTGCGCTCTCAACTCAACGACTTGGCAAtctttaaaaacatttacagaTACGCCTTTGATTTCGCACGG GACAAGGATCAGAGGAGTCTGGATATGGACACGGCTAAGTCCATGTTAGCCTTGCTGCTAGGGAGAACATGGTCTCTCTTCCCGGTGTTCCACCAGTTCTTGGAG cAATCCAAGTACAAGGTGATGAATAAAGACCAGTGGTATAACGTGTTAGAATTCAGCAGGACGGTGAACGCAGACCTCAGCAACTATGACGAAGACGGCGCTT GGCCAGTGCTGCTGGACGAGTTTGTGGAATGGCAGAAGGCTCGGTCATCGTTATAG